GACTTGGCTGCTGATATCGGTGATCAGAAAGATTTAGCTGCTCTCGGGCACCGTATGCCATCACCTTGGTCATTGCAAGAGTCACATGTTGTGGATCGGCTGACCTCTCCTGGTGCTCCTGTCATTAGTTCAGTTCATTCAGAGCGTTATGTTTCAAGTTTAAGTGGGTTATCGACAAGTGGAGACTCTTCTGTGGCAAGATTGGGAAATAGAGCACAGATGATGTCTTCTCGTATTGGGGCCTCAAGCTTTGGGTTGCCAACAAATGCTGCAACAGGGTCTAATGGAGCTGTAGGGAAACAGCAGCAGTCTCTGAGAGCTGCATCACCATCTGGACAGTTGCTGATGCACCAGCATTCTCCCTCACCTACATCAAAAATACAGCATCCCCGTAATTATTTGGCTGAGCAAGACCCTGCTCATGCTCCATCCCTTCCTCCTGATTTAAAAGTATCTGAAATTTTGGGAAAATCGGACTTAGGGTTGCATAGCCAGTATACTGAGGACTCTTTGCCTATTCCAACGTCCAATGTTCGATTAGGTGGCATGGCGAAATCACAGGCTCAAGATTTGAAGGCTTTGTCTTCCTCAGTGGCTGCCATCCAATCAAGGCACCACTATCCCTTCCGACAACAACAAGACAGTACAGAGCCTGAATCCTTGGATCAGACTCAGAAGCCCCATGTACCTCACGTTGCTACTTCTATAATGCCCTCAACAGTTAGAAATTCTGTATCAGATCTTTCTAATCTCCTTGCTGCAGAAACTTCAGGACAGTCAAGCACAAGTAGTTTGTTGGCTGCTGTTTTGAAGACCGGAATTCTCTCTAATAAATCAATTACTGGTAGCCTGCCCAATTTGAATTTTGGTGACAAGGAAAAAATGCCACCAGAGTCAGGTGGTCCGCCCCCCTTGCCAATTGGACGGCCGCCTACCAAAGTTGCACTTCCAGGGTCCAAAGTTGCAGCAGCAGCACCTTCATTAGGTCATCCTTCCCGTGAGAACTCGCCGACCACCTCAAGTACTCTGCAGAAGGTTGCACATCCACCTCTTCCACCTGGCCAACCACCTTTGTCTCTAGAGGGTAGCTCAACAGCAAAAGATCCAAATGTGGTGAAAAATGCCAAGGATCCAATATCAAACCTTTTGAGCTCTTTAGTTGCCAAGGGGTTGATATCTGCATCAAAGTCAGAGTCACCTACTCTTCTGCCATCTCAAAAGCCGATAGAGGTGCAAAGCCAGAACCTATCCACGACTACCACCACTACTGTCTCTCCAGTTTCAGCATCATCAAAAGTTCCTGTTTCATCTGAAATGGATGATGTGTCTCTCACAGAACAGGTGGCTAAACCCTCTGATGCCTTGGCTCAATCTACTAAGACAGAAAAAAGAAACCTAATAGGATTTGAGTTTAAGCCAGATAAAATCCGAGAATTACATCCATCTGTCATCGATGAGCTTTTTGAGGACCTTCCACATAAATGTAGCATATGTGGCCTCAGGCTCAAACTTAAAGAACGTCTTGATAGGCACTTGGAATGGCATACTTTGAAAACTCCCGAAGCAGATGGTTCCATTACGGCATCAAGGGGGTGGTATGCAAATTCAACCAACTGGGTTACTGGAAAGGCAGGAAGTTCTTCTGAACTTGACTCCAACAATTCAAACGACATGACTGTCAAGACAGTGATCAGTAATGAGCCCATGGTTCCAGCTGACGAAAGCCAATGTGCGTGTGTTATATGTGGTAATACGTTTGAAGACTTCTATTGTCAAGAAAGTGATGACTGGATGTTCAAAGGAGCTGTGTATATGACTGTTCCATCTGGGGATGGTGAGTTTGGAACTGCAGAGGGGAGCGTTCTGAAGGGTCCCATTGTGCATGCAAATTGTATGGATGAAAATTCACTTGAGGATTTGGGACTGGTTGCTACCCGAATTAAATTGGTAAGATCTTGTTCATAAGCAAATAGCCCTCTCTTATGGCAGTCCCTCATTCTTAAGGATTTTATCACCAGATCCCTTTGCctctttctgtttattttttgaTGTTATATCATTCTGGTGCGTTATTTTAAAACTTTTATGGATGATAATGTTGCCTCTTTTACTTTTTGGCAGGAAAAGGATGTTTAGTGctccaaaaacaaaagatataTCCATGACCCAACAGTTATGAATATATGAGATAACAGGTTGTGTATTGTAGTTGAGTTGTTCTTCAGTGCTAATTGTGTTGAGCCACAGAATGGTGGTGAGAGCTTTGTACTAGCTCCATGTTCTCTTTTTGTTTAATTCATAGttgagaggaaaagaaaaaatacatcTATATTCCAGATAGTTTGCTTCTCAGTGATTCTCTGATGAGTGATGTGGTTTGATGTTTTGCTATTTTGTTTGTTACTTTGCTAAAGCGCTTTTGCCCTTGATCGCATGATATCTGATCCAGCAAAACAAGGAAATACACTCTCAGATTCCCGAACCATGCCCTTCCagcttcacaaatcacaattggCAAATGGTAGTGGGATATGCCTATGTATGGTCACAATAATAATGGAACcaagttttgtttctttttatctTCAGTCCTTCATTTATTCCTTTACCGAATGTGGTTTTAGCATTTTAGATgaatattgttttttcttttcttcaattgTTACTTCAGttgttttagagagagagagagagtggataATGCCACTTTAACTTTTTAGAATTGCATTTCTCTTTTCCCTATGTATATTGTGCGGCAGATGCAATTTTGAAGTTCTTTCGATCATTTTTTATTCTGTTGTTAACCTCATCTCCAAGTATATTAGCATCTTTTACGTGCGAACAGATTGTAATTGCAAAACCCTCGATTGTTGAATCTGGGTTTTCAGTTAGAGAATATGggaatttattatttttgttttgtctgCCAACCATTCCCCCTACTTCTTCTGGTTGATGCCATAAACTCTTTCACATTTGCACATGGTCTCTGAAGATTCTTTCTTAGATGGGATCACCAATCTTATGATATCCTGCAAAAATTGTTGAGGATGGAAAAGCCCCATAAGCCCCTGCTTCATCTTCATAGTTGTGTTTGATTCCATGGCCAATCACGCATGACCATGAAATAGTGAGACCTGGTTGAATTCGGGTGTACTATTGTGCTTGGCCGGCCTTGATGGGATACCACTGCCACTGATGGTAACCCATCTTGAATTTTGAGCTGCTGACCAAAAACAGAGATGACATgtatttgcaattccagataaCCGTCGGTGTCAACACAGGTCAAACGGTTCAACAATTCCATATTGAGTGTCACTGTTTCTGAAACTGGATTAAACTCATCAAGAGTGAAGAAATGAAGTTCAGACAATTGCAATAACAAAAGAGAATCTAACCGCTGATTGCATAACATTAATATATTTATTTCACACCAACATGTGGATTACATATATTTTTGGTTTATGCTATGCTTCTAAGATTTCATATCTCACTGCTTTTATTATTATCTGGAGCATAAGTCCATAATTATTTAGTAATACTATACAGCTTCTGGGAACCCATTTGACATGTCTATCTATGGCTTCTGGTGTTGGGTGTAGATATAATCTAGGTGAGCTTCTGCAATCATCCTCCTCTGTAGACACTCTTCATCTTTCTCATGGCATTCCTCCGATCCCATTAGCTGTAATGATCGACCACcacccaaaataaagatcaagAAAATCAATTAGCTAGTTTATATTGACATAGAAATCAGACAGAAATTATGAGATACGGAAGATCATATTCTCACGTCCATGATGCCATGATCTGCAGCGGCAGTTGATGAGCCTTGGTCATGTGGAAGATGACGAGCATGTGATGAGATGacgaggaaaagaaagagagaaaagatgACGAGGAGGAGACTCTGCTTCTTCATGGTCGGTTTGTTTGCTGCACTTCAATTTGGGAATATATAAAGACGAAGACCTAGTGCTTGTGAGTGATAAAGGGAAGAGGTGTGACAAAGAGGTTGTTTATAACTCTAGATAAAGACGAAAGCAAAGCTATTGCTGACTCTCTTCTCTTCTGTGTCCTTAGGATCACATGGAAGGCCCCAAGCAAAGCAGTTACATCTTACAACTTATAGCACACCACTGCAATTTGAGTGGCCCCACCAAATGTTTACGAGCTGTGACATCAGACATGTATGTAAACGGATAAATAACTATTGAAAGATTAATAATAATCGAGAAGTGTTATATTACTTATTTTATCTTTACATATACACGAATAAATAACTGTTAAAAGATTAATTGAGAATCTCTCTAGATTAACTGTGAGGTCATTTATTATCTGTTAACATATACACGAATAAATAACTGTTAAAAGACTAATTGAGAATCTCTTTAGATTAACCGTGATGTCATTTATTACTAAAAGATAATAAATGACCTCATGGTTAATAATATAATATAGTCCTTTCTTAAATGATTTTGAACGGCTCTGATCAAGCGATGGTTAATTTCAACTGTCCAGATTGTACAAcgtaatttcttttatttaatataAATTTATATAGTTCTTAACTTCAGAAACTTATAATAAATAGCTTGGGTGTCGGAAAAAATTCTCACGATTTTGTCGTGTTGGGTACTTTTTTGTCGAACCTTTAAATTCAATATTTCACCTAAAATAATATTCCTGAGGTTCCTTACTAATTACTGAGGTTATAAATTAAATCTTGAGAAATTTCACTTTAACTCCTTAAATATTTCTGGGGCTCACATAGGTTTTCTAAAATGTTCATtattactatttatttacatcatatATTTCTCATTTACAATAAATAAGAGAATATTGAATGAACAGTGTCCTACCCCAATAACTCAGACCCAACGGgtttgctaaggcttggtgccttagaatagcatttttatttattttcttttttcctttatttgcttatttattttcttttttcctttatttgcttagtgactctAGTTCCGTCTATCTAAGGATTGtaggttagccactaatcccagtggtacgataattttttgcttaatatttccctatcttgacacgattcgtacgcttgcgagagtttatgcATCAAGTCAATGGCGCAAAAAAGTAGTGAAGAGTGTTTTTGACTCAGTAACCCAACGTGTGAACTTGTTcttggaaaattctacaatgtgttaacgcatgacatgcatacaattgccttaaaagtagtaaaatgagtcctcaaaatagtaatattagtcctcaaaatagtaacatgagtccttaaagtggtaaattttttagttaccacatgagtcctcaaaatagtaatattagtcctcaaagtgataacatgagtccttagaggggtaaaaatagttgatgtatgagaaatgttaacataccatagctttaccccttGTTCTTAGTATCCTTGTTAGGttaacttttgttgttgttagtattgttcttgttatttttcattttgatgTAGCTTTGTACATCTATCAGGggtaatttttcttattattatcaataaagttgtcatttatattaaaaaaaaaaactttttttcatatctaattaattttaaagaaaaacacAGCTCCAACATAATAGCTAAATCAAAGTTACATTTTACTTGGGGTAAAATGGGTAGCTAAatttagggcatctccaacagaatacttatttcaaaaaaaaaatataaaaattaaaatttaactaATTTTAGGCTAAGTTTGATCTCCAACATACTAGCTAGATAAACAAAAGCTATATTTAACTTTAGCTaatatatttagctagagaggagTGAAAATTTAtctaaaaatttaatttaaCTTAGGATTTAGGTATTCTGTTGGAGCGaaattgaaaaagtaactagttatattttagttttagttACTTTTAGCTATGAAGATAGCTGTCACTGTTAGAGATGCTTTTGCTAGTGAATAGCTAAAGTTTCAGCCatatttttctttcatcttttcttttctctttggccACATGTCACTGTTAGAGATGCTTTTGCTAGTGAATTGTGAATAGCTAAAGTTCCAGCCatatttttctttcatcttttcttttctctttggccACATGTCAACTTATGATTGGATAAAACATTTTATATCACTAACAATTAGCTAGAATTGCTAGAGCACAATTGTTTAATAAATAGTTATATTTCACATTTTTAGCTATTTTAactcaaaaaaattgaaacctaaACTAACAACAAAGTAATTCATTACtaattttatcttttatttttattttttaaaggtACTCATTTTGTCTTATATATTGAATAACTATCCTCTTATACGTTAATtgaattattttcttttgataaGTAGTGCAGAATTCATTTGAGTGATTCTTTatgtaattcttttctttttctcatagGGATTAGAACTTAGAAGCAGGTTTTAGCCTTTGATCATTTGTTCTACTGGCATTAGTATATTCTTTGTATGTGAGAGGTTGTGAGTTTGACTCACGAATGACTAGTTGTTGTGATTATGAATTCTTGatgtaataaataaataaaagggatCTAGACCAAATGCATCAAAATTGGCCAAACTTATCttacttaccccagcaacaaatttttaatcTCACTTACCTATTTCAGGCAAAATGATAGTCCTGCCCTTGACATAattaacaactacattttatgCCACTCAAACTATCTAgcatgactctctctctctgatttccACATCAGGTTTTTGTCTCTCTCCGATCTCCGGTCACCTCTAGCGTGACGTTGAACTCCGGCATCACGATCTTGGATGACATGCGGCGATGGCGTCCAACTCAGTCTCTATCAGAGCCTCGGAACAGCGCCGCCTCACCTCGGAGCTACCTCGACAAAGTCTCTGAGATCATCGTTGGAGTGGCTGAATTTCCGGTCGATCTGAATgacgcctctctctctctctctcttgcaaattccgACGATCCAACGAATGTCGCGATCTCCATCTCGCCGGTTTCCTCACCTTCCATGGTATTCAGACATTTGCGTGCTCCTGTTTCGATCGACCGATtgggactgaaacagcaacTGAGGGTCTGCAACCGGCGGAAACAGGCAGAGAAAACTTGAGAGGTGGGTGCccgaatcatttttttttctttaaactgTGGgcagaagaagggaaaaaaaaaggttttattaTCTCGTAATAAATGGttacttggggggggggggcaataaatgttttaaattgatgtaatctcctcgttttttctttaatcaaagttttatttgtctaattttatggAGATTAATTCCCATTCCGACAACCAAAAGGTCTATTGGgtggcaatagacgtctattggggaacaatacaggtttattcaggggcaataaacctctccggcccCATATGAGATATGCGAAAACCTCTTTGGTGACTTCcggcgaggtttcataaacctctattggaagcaaggttctaaaaatcgctacGTGCTAGTCGGGCGGAAACCAAGGGCCTaggtggtttttattttttaaatatttatttaatttacaATAATAAGTAATActaaaaaaactattaaataataCCTAATAGTAGTTATTTATAACTATCCAAACCCTATCTtataaaaagattaaaaaaaactaTTCCAAACAGCCAAATCTGATCACAAATGTGATCTGTAGTGGTCAAATACAATTGAATAGCTCATGACTCCACATctcttgttattttattttattttagttttgttaaACAAGCTCCACGTGCTTGTTTAACTCTCTTCATCTTCGTCTTCTACCTCCAGCATCTCTCTTCTacctccactctctctctctctctctctctctctctctctctctctctctctctctctccctgacTCTTCTTCACTTTTAGATTATAGTGAGTCATCTCATCTCCTCTTTCCTCTCTCAATCTTTCTTGCACTCTCCGATTATGATATTAATCAAGAGCAGTTTAGAAGATAAAGATGGTGGTCAATCTGTGGAGGAGAGAGTGATAGACCTCCAACCTTTTGAGAATCAGTGTCAAACATATGCGTCTGAGttttcagaaaaaataaaaataaagcagTGCCTAGCCCAGCTTCCAGACCACCTAGTCGCTTTCTAGCCCTCCCAGGCGCCCGCCTAAGCTCCGAACGATTTGTCTCATCACCTACCCCATAATCGGGGCGGTTAGGGTGCGCCTAGCACCTAGGCGGTCGCCCAGGCCGCCTTTTAGAACATTGATTCGGAGACAATAGAAGTTTATTGTtcttttattggggggcaatagacgtctatttgggagcaataaacctttccgacgacctatgaaatctccgaagacctctttggagactttcggtgaggttttcagagaagtccggTGAGTGACGGCGGGAATCTGGTGACCTGATTCCGacaaagtctcctatggtttctctctctctctctctaagtaataaaggggtgagggtaaaatagtctcaaaaataaacaaaaagcaaaaagaaaaacttaatggggtattaggaaaGTCTTACTTAGAGTATTTTAGGTaagggagaattaaaaaaacttaatggggtaagtgggaaaaaaaatatctagaaatgaggtaaatggacaaaatccctaaataaaaaagaacttaGAAACagattttgtttttatattagTTGGTCAGAAGTAGTTTTCTGTCTAACCAGTTAGTAGTTTATCGAAGATTTAGGGATGTTAATCAAAatgtgtttttttcttcttctttcattgacCTCCCCTATAATCACCTCTTCAACATCATTTTTGTTGAGACTCAACCGAACTATAATGTCATTGTTCGCAATTGAAAAAaccacacaaaagaaaaaacaaaatagacACACAAACTCGTCAGCAAGACCATCTCATatgaataataaaataaaaagagatgTATCGTTGCCTTCGAGTAAAAATCGACCTTCCCTCTCATAACTATGTGAGGTGAATGGCGCAAGACGATTCCACATATCGATGTCGGAATGGGATCTGGTCTTTTCACGTCTCATTGGAATTTGTTTAATTGGCATGAGATGTCCTTATCTTTTTATCCTAGTTAGAACATGTCGGTGTCTTTCAAAAGAGAATTATACACATAGTTCCATAGCGGAGCTAGTCACTGGCTACaggtttcttctattttttcgcTGGCATTTGAGTTGTCTCCCCTTCTCTTTCAATTGACACACTCCATAGAGTCAACCTCGGTAACAAAGAAGGAATCCATAAAAACTTGGGATCTTGATgtgtaataaataaataataataaattaaaggGGACAGACTGGTGCAACACTTCACCACTTTGCATAACAACACGACGATgcttgtattaaaaaaaaaaaaaaaaactttagcaTACCCTTCCCTTATATTTGCCAGTGAGAATCGaactcataagtcataacctTTATAATTTTAGAATTATAATTTACTAACATGTCACAACTCACCagcaaaaaatttcaaactttttttcaaatttcaagccttgattaatgaaactgttgaatataaaaggaggggggggggggggggggacattgagcctaaacccctgattacaataagcatctagagaacgtCCTGAAATATTATCATGAGTCTCTACAAAACAACTGTATTCAACTagacaccaactagcaaagagcgctctactggcgactctatttgctttgatatagcggtgacataacagaaagataacTTGATATGTAACCCAATTACAaggtagcataattaccatacgcatagctttcctactatgttgccactGAAAATTAAATCTAGTGATACTtagtttcaccctgccactaggaggctgcGACTATTTGACCAGGCAAGAAACTTGttgcctacctagagcagacacgtTATTGCCACTAGAAGGTAACGACCATTTGCCAATGCAAAGAACTCGCCCCCTACCTGGAGAAGACAAGGCACACAAAGCGCATAAACTGACACTAAGCCCATCTCGTCCTACCAACCTAAGGCAGAGACTTATTATAGACAAACAACAAAACTATAAAATAACAATAATTATTTATAAAACTAAAG
Above is a genomic segment from Rosa chinensis cultivar Old Blush chromosome 3, RchiOBHm-V2, whole genome shotgun sequence containing:
- the LOC112193756 gene encoding polyadenylation and cleavage factor homolog 4 codes for the protein MDMESSRRPFGRSNEPGLKKARLNDDQGVLNPNLNGRGFGQRPGGANPALQRFRVSDRESVEGNDPRGGGAYVPQPVQHQELVSQYRTALAELTFNSKPIITNLTIIAGENVNAAKAVTATICANIIEVPSEQKLPSLYLLDSIVKNIGRDYIKYFAARLPEVFCKAYRQVEPPIHQSMRHLFGTWKGVFPAQTLQMIEKELGFGTTANGSSSGVTTSRPDSQSQRPAHSIHVNPKYLERQRLQQPTRTKGMASDLDGTMTNSIDDLDRPDRVASISAGRSWVDPPVKMPNIQRSTRDALSERFHEKNVGGEYDDFDYDSDLRRSSTLGIGRSGGNIIEQGHDKPWYGGGSSVAETISSQRNGFNKKHGLNYSAPKSLNADPRLQTPQAIANRNRGGLSSSWKNSEEEEYMWDDVNSRSTDHITPDLSSNSRKERWISDDSEKLGFVGGSRKLKRVNDLDLAADIGDQKDLAALGHRMPSPWSLQESHVVDRLTSPGAPVISSVHSERYVSSLSGLSTSGDSSVARLGNRAQMMSSRIGASSFGLPTNAATGSNGAVGKQQQSLRAASPSGQLLMHQHSPSPTSKIQHPRNYLAEQDPAHAPSLPPDLKVSEILGKSDLGLHSQYTEDSLPIPTSNVRLGGMAKSQAQDLKALSSSVAAIQSRHHYPFRQQQDSTEPESLDQTQKPHVPHVATSIMPSTVRNSVSDLSNLLAAETSGQSSTSSLLAAVLKTGILSNKSITGSLPNLNFGDKEKMPPESGGPPPLPIGRPPTKVALPGSKVAAAAPSLGHPSRENSPTTSSTLQKVAHPPLPPGQPPLSLEGSSTAKDPNVVKNAKDPISNLLSSLVAKGLISASKSESPTLLPSQKPIEVQSQNLSTTTTTTVSPVSASSKVPVSSEMDDVSLTEQVAKPSDALAQSTKTEKRNLIGFEFKPDKIRELHPSVIDELFEDLPHKCSICGLRLKLKERLDRHLEWHTLKTPEADGSITASRGWYANSTNWVTGKAGSSSELDSNNSNDMTVKTVISNEPMVPADESQCACVICGNTFEDFYCQESDDWMFKGAVYMTVPSGDGEFGTAEGSVLKGPIVHANCMDENSLEDLGLVATRIKLEKDV